The Limanda limanda chromosome 14, fLimLim1.1, whole genome shotgun sequence genomic interval CAGAAGGTGGCTAGCCGAGGCTTGGAATAGGTGACAGCGGctagagaggagaggagaaaccCAGGGATCAGTGCACGCCTCCGGTCTGCAGCCATACTCCCACTGAAGTTAGCTCCGAGCTGCAGCAGGGCTCACTACACGCTCATTGGTAGCATTAGCTACTTAGCTAAATGGCTAATGTGTTCAATGTGTGTAAACAGTCTACATATATCTTCTAGCTAGCTACAGAACAATATAGTCATACAACACTTAAGTGTTTAATGTGTCCGCTCCTGACAGCATTAGCTTGCGTGACGTCCACTTCATTGAGTTGATAGCTAGGTCACGGCCTCGCTACGTCTTGTCATTAAATATCACACCAATACGCCACAGTTCCTCATTCTATACAACTAATTCTATTTCTATATAATTATACATTACAGACACTTACCGCCCAGCATCGTAGGGACTTTAGCCACCAGCTTTTGCACTGCCTGCGCCATGTTGAAGTGTTGGTCGATGCTAACCGCTTCCCCGGTTCCTGCTAGCAGAACGAATGTCACCTCCAGTACAAGGACCCCCTGATGACAGCTGACCGCACAAGTGcctgaacacaaacagccaAGGTACGTGCTTCCTGTGGAGGACTAGTGTACAAATATAtcaaatgttgtatttacaCGCCGCACAGCATTTTTAGAACTTCCATATAATTTCATTCTCACTTCAAATTTACTTTTTCAGTGACACAACTCAGTTGATaagttattttagtttttgcacAAACTACATTTTTGCCATATATGCTCAGCAGAGGGTGCAGTGAAGCTGAgatatttatatgaatattaatcAGAGAAATGTGGATATAAGCACCTTGTATGTTTGCATTTGACACAGTCAACCACAGTATATTAGAGACCAGCTGGAAAACTGACTTTTCGGCACAGAATCTTTAAAGGACAGGGATAATTTTGTAAATCCACatctaaatatacaaatataacgTGGAATTCCTCAAGGCTTTATTTTGGGGCCATTCCGTTTAACATCTACATGCTTCCACTCAGATAAAGGCAAACAGCAAAATATGTTAGTGACAAACAAAATGAACCCAACCATACAACCCGGGCACCATAAAACAAGAACTGACTATGTGCATTGAGCAAATCAACAAATGGATGAGTCAGAATTTGTCgctttaagattaagatacatttatttatccaacacacatgcacggggaaatttaacctctgcttttaacccatctggtgcaggacacacagagcagtgggcagccgtgtacggcgcccggggagcagatgttgggggagtaagccttgctcaggggcactagacagggtagggagaatcctcttggattttttggacagatcaatccaggtttgtctttttgttgtttctccgtggagtcgaaccagagaccttttctgcccatggtccaagtttctgccactagtccaccgcctcttaAGAGACATGAAAGAATAATATAAAGTTACTTTggaggaaaattccactgaccagtgtctaAGGTTGTGAAAACTTCCCTgactaggtgtctcactgctgtgatactgtctacctgacaggatggaacccttatttggtGATGTTTTGCTTCCAACTGGTACCGCGGATGGACCCTTTGTCCCTTTAAGAGACAGGAAAGAATAATATAAAGTTACTATCACAAATAAAAACCATAAACCAAGCCAGAAATCCTGGTGTGGAGTGCACTCAGATCTTTGACAGCCGCATTAACACAGAGTCAAATTATTATTCAGAACATATCAAGGATTAAAgacttgtgtctctgcaggattTGGAAAAACATGCCCAATGAAATCAACCAGAAAGCTGCCACTGATTCAAATGCTGCTTCTCTATGTAAAACTTTTTTGGCACTTGTTGCTTTTAAATTTGTCATGACGCCTTTTATAATTGATGTAAAGCACATTGAATTGccttgttgttgaaatgtgcCATTCAAATAAACTTGCCTTGCCTTGTCATTTATTTGGCATGACTCTGAACTTATTGTTTGGCCTTTGCCTCTTTAATTAAGAGTGTTCTCATGTTGATTATGgactcctttttttttccttatgtttggatttgtgttCTTGAGTTTTCAGtctcctgttttactttgtagttttgctccTTGTGTGTTTCCCAGTTTACTTCCTGTGTTTGTCCTGTTTCCTGCCCCTGTGATCATCTGCACCTGTTCCTcttgtgtttcacctgtgtgtgtgtgtgtgtgtgcgtgtgtgtgtgtgcgtgtgtgtgtgtgtgtgtgtgtgtgtgtgtgtgtgtgtgtgcgtgcgtgcgtgcgtgtgtgtgtgtgtgtgtgtgtgtgtttgtgtgtgtgtatgcgtgcgtgtgcgtgtatgtgtgtttgtgtgtgtgtttgtgtgtatataagtctctgtggTTCCATCAGATCACAGAtgcattaaatattaaaaatgtggTTACATAAAACACAGACATCATCAGGCACATTACCACTTTCATTATAATCTAGAATCTTGTATCCTGTCCTTTATGCTTCGTCATTTTTGGGAGTTCAATGTAGCACTGTGAATATTTAGAAAACAGGGaacacaataaaaatgtcaacaatAGATAGTTGGGATcaacaataaacatttaatttcctaTTTATTCATAATAGGTGgtacacatcaacacaaaatTTACATAGTCAAGGCTTATAGCAAATGTTTTTGCCAGTTCAATACTTTACATTTCCAGTGTTCATTTTCTAAAGAGTACCGTAgtagttttcttatttttccctAGTGTTTAATGCTTACACACAGGCCTGGTTTCCATTCATCTCGGTGCaataacaattttattttatggtcctttagcattttatttataatgacacattatttactattttatttattatgacaCAATGAGTGGTTGTTGCTAAGACTTAATGTCCGTCTTCTTGTTTCTATCATGAAACCCAGGGATAAGGTAATctttggaaaaataataataatcttggtttatgtttttcttcttttgtccaGTTCAGCTTGAAGTTTCCTCGACAGATGGATGGTTCGAATTTCTTCACAAACATTTGTTGCCAGTGCTCACAAAGATGATAACTCAaagtcttcctcttcctgctgagaTACATATAAGATAATGTGGTTAAGATAGTGATATTTGTAATAGTGACAAATGTGTTAACAGAATTTGTAatatagaattttttttttacctcttcaGTGACGTCATTGGCTGGCGGGTATGTCTGCCTCATCTTGTTATAGCTACTCTTTTCTATGACtaataatgaaagaaaatgcCCTCCATCCCTCACGACTATCATAACATCCTCCAGATATTTCTCCTCCACATTTTGTCCATTCACTTCAATCACCACATCTCCCTCGATAAGTCCTGCACTCTGCCCCGAGCCACCGGTAGCCACCTACAGGAGAAAAAGATAATCATcaaaaacatttgacaaaatacataatatatCAAACTGCTCTATATTTTTCCTTTGTGCCTCAGCAACAAGGTTATTTTGACTGGTACAACATTTCATTCCCCACCTGGCTGATGAAGGTCCCTGGTCTCTCCAGGATACAACCCAGATTAAAGCCAAACCCCAGGGGGCCTTTTTGGAGAGAACAGAGTCTGGGCTTGCTCACGCCTTCTATTTCCTTCTGTGATGTCTTCTCTTTTTCAGAGGCTGCGTCACtgctctccttttctttctcagcACCATCATCCtcacagaagagaagaggggacaGACCCAACTGTAAacaaaatagagaaaagaaaaaccaatCCTGGATGAGAATTCAGTTTAGATATTCCtttataaatagattttattacctccgccaagaagGTAATGtgttcacccctgtccgtttgttgaTGTAAGCGAGATAACACAGAAACTACTTGACGGAATACCCCGAGCTTTGGAGGAAGTATGGGTCATGGAGGATCTCTATTATTCAATTATCACTATTACTTAATTAGCATGTGCAATAAAGTGCACATCCAAAAAAAcgtctagtgaatttaaatgtggtttcataaggggacgccttggtggaggtatgcacccAAATTCAAGTTTTGATTTTTATTATCTTATGCAAGTTAACACAAGGTCAACGACACAATGAAAAGTATTCTGATCCGATATTCTGTTCTGGTGTATATTGGTAGTAATATGCACAGGGTGCTTGTTTGTCCATACAGATGAAATGTGTCGGTTGATTCGGACATAATGGCTCAAGCTTATTGTCTTTGGTAAATTGTGAATGCTGTACTATTTCAAAGCCCTTTATCTTGTATTCTAAAGTTGTTCTTAAATGTATTAGCTCCATCATATTTCACTACATTTCAGAGTATGTTTTAGTTGACTACCCTTTTATCTGAGTACATCCCAAGTATAGTTTTGTAGTACTCTGTCTTCTAAATATATTGTTTAGTACAGTACATGCCGACCTTGGTGTAAAACTCCAGCCCCTGTGATGTGATGGTGGTGAGGGAAACCTGCTGTCcactctgtctcactctgtccacGACCTCTTCATGCGTCAGCGTCTCCATAGACTCTCCGTTgatctccagcagcaggtctccGTCCTGCATACCTGCCCTCTCTGCtacactgtctctgtctatctctcgcAGAACATGAGCTGTTGTTCAAAAAGACCATGAAATATATTAAAAGGGCCTCAATGCTTAGACTGTTTTGTGAATAAGCTTTGCGCTCTTTTAGTCTCTTACACATGCGTCCTGATGGCGCCCTCTCCAGCCGAAGGAGGAAGCCATAGACCTCCGGCCCTGAGACCAGGAGGAGTTTCTTGGCTCTATGAGGCAGGTTATGTGGAACAGCCATGGTGGGTAGGATGGGCATCCTCCGCCGCATGTAGCTCTTCTCACTCTCGCTGTCAATCACCAGGATGGTGAGGTTATTGCCACATTTTTTCACCTACagaaaaacattattatactttgACAGGACTGAATATAATGTCTGACAAATAAATGAttctaatgtttttttctctctcatattAAATGAGTCACTAAGGTACATAATCCAGTAACTACATCACCAATCCACAACACTCACACTAATGTTGGCAGAACTGAGTTTAGGTATCATTCACCTTTTAAATCAAATGAGTTGCTATCTGCACTACAACTGCAATCTTACCTTGGTTCAAATCTTTGTTTTCTGATGTATTCATGATtctttttgtattgtattaatTAAGTCCTGGAATAATTGTAATAATGAGTAATTCAGTAAAAGAGCAGTGTGGCTTTCATTTTGAACATATGATTCAAGgttcaaatatttgtttattttagtggGAAATAGCAAAACCTTTGACACGATAACAACATagttgacaaaaaaacaactcaggcaatttattgattgatttattaattgtatttgtttataatttatttctttCGTCACCTAGTTGTTGGGCATGTTGATAAGGTTGTGATAACACATTGGTCTGATTTTGGATGGTTTAGTGTAATTTTGgtgttgtgttggttttgaTGTTTGTTGTATCGTTTTTTTCTTTGGTGACTTATGTTACTTCTATGTTCATTATATGTATATTACAAAAATACTTTGACTACCATCCTGTTGAGTGCAGAGTGTGTGAGGTCGCACACTGTCGCTCCATTCATCCACACCAGACGATCTCCCTTACACACTCCGGCCTTTTCAGCTGCACCTCCTGACACCAGGTTCACTGAGAAGTGACCTTTCTCTCCTGCAGTGCAGAAACAAGAGCAGCAGCTAAATAACACAGTTTGAACCCCAACGTAACGGCTCTGTTAGACATCTGATTTCTGTGATTAGCACAAAAAGCGTTACCTTCCACGGGTAATAAGCTGATGACCAGACCTGAGGCAGGGTCCCTGGTGATGTGGCAGAGTCTGGGGGGTTTACAGCCCTCGTCCTTTTGTCCTCTGACCAGACTTCTGAGATCTTGACCTTTTGACACAGCTTGCTCATACTCCTCCCCATTCAACACTAGCAAACACAACTGGTGTCCACTTAGCTTTATCTTCCTGGACACCTTATTCAtacaaagggaaacacaacaGATCCCGTAAGAATGCTATGAATCCTTCAGAGaagtttctttccttttttaataatCTCATCTTACTTCAGGGTGAGGAACATCGTCAACATAGCAGTTGTTGACTTCCAGAAGTCTGTCTCCATCTTGCAGGCCACTGCACCCTGACACTCCCCCGACCACCAAATTTCGGATGATGTGACCCTGGCGCCCCTTCTCCACTCGCAAATTAAAGCCATAGGACTCCCCCTCCTCGCGTTTGAGAACACACATGCGTAGGCTGGGTTTCGACACATAGTCTAAGCAGGAAGACACAAAAATGTGCTTTCATACTGAGAAGACATTATGATACACTGAAGACTGTAAGAAATGTTGCATTAGATACCTGCATCATCTGTGAAGACCATCACTGGGTTGTCTATTCCCTCTTTAggattaaatgtaaatgtcctaataaaaaaaggaaaaaatgggAAGAGATAAGTGATAATTAACCTTCAGTCACTACAGGCTATCATTACATCAATTCCAATTACATTGCAATGTTCATGCGTAATAATTGCACAACCTTGGTattattgtgataaaaaaaagcagcatttaTCTGCACACAACAAGCCTTATCTCTGGCCAAAAGTCTTTAGGATTATTCTACTGCAAAAGACAAATTGTTAAGCCTATAGTCAAAGGAAATTAGGTTTCAGGCGACATAAACAACCTAATGTTGTTTTTCGGGCAAAATGTTCAACTCTCTTCAATGCTGATAAACTTAACAGTATCTTTTCACATATTAGCTGTACAATG includes:
- the nherf4b gene encoding NHERF family PDZ scaffold protein 4b isoform X2 produces the protein MGKRHNMGSNAGLVEIIGLTETFTFNPKEGIDNPVMVFTDDADYVSKPSLRMCVLKREEGESYGFNLRVEKGRQGHIIRNLVVGGVSGCSGLQDGDRLLEVNNCYVDDVPHPEVSRKIKLSGHQLCLLVLNGEEYEQAVSKGQDLRSLVRGQKDEGCKPPRLCHITRDPASGLVISLLPVEGEKGHFSVNLVSGGAAEKAGVCKGDRLVWMNGATVCDLTHSALNRMVKKCGNNLTILVIDSESEKSYMRRRMPILPTMAVPHNLPHRAKKLLLVSGPEVYGFLLRLERAPSGRMSHVLREIDRDSVAERAGMQDGDLLLEINGESMETLTHEEVVDRVRQSGQQVSLTTITSQGLEFYTKLGLSPLLFCEDDGAEKEKESSDAASEKEKTSQKEIEGVSKPRLCSLQKGPLGFGFNLGCILERPGTFISQVATGGSGQSAGLIEGDVVIEVNGQNVEEKYLEDVMIVVRDGGHFLSLLVIEKSSYNKMRQTYPPANDVTEEEEEDFELSSL
- the nherf4b gene encoding NHERF family PDZ scaffold protein 4b isoform X1; this encodes MGKRHNMGSNAGLVEIIGLTETFTFNPKEGIDNPVMVFTDDADYVSKPSLRMCVLKREEGESYGFNLRVEKGRQGHIIRNLVVGGVSGCSGLQDGDRLLEVNNCYVDDVPHPEVSRKIKLSGHQLCLLVLNGEEYEQAVSKGQDLRSLVRGQKDEGCKPPRLCHITRDPASGLVISLLPVEGEKGHFSVNLVSGGAAEKAGVCKGDRLVWMNGATVCDLTHSALNRMVKKCGNNLTILVIDSESEKSYMRRRMPILPTMAVPHNLPHRAKKLLLVSGPEVYGFLLRLERAPSGRMSHVLREIDRDSVAERAGMQDGDLLLEINGESMETLTHEEVVDRVRQSGQQVSLTTITSQGLEFYTKLGLSPLLFCEDDGAEKEKESSDAASEKEKTSQKEIEGVSKPRLCSLQKGPLGFGFNLGCILERPGTFISQVATGGSGQSAGLIEGDVVIEVNGQNVEEKYLEDVMIVVRDGGHFLSLLVIEKSSYNKMRQTYPPANDVTEEQEEEDFELSSL